A genomic stretch from Leptospira licerasiae serovar Varillal str. VAR 010 includes:
- a CDS encoding MBL fold metallo-hydrolase: MNIVGSRSIFFSFLTAVVLLQNCLTSSANIQDYKEHFIGNDPKDLSSEIPKGKVRAVFLGTSSILLDDGETQILTDGFFSRPSLLHTMFSKISSDEQEIKYVMLLAGIKRLKGIFVCHSHYDHSMDSPFIAKETGAKLYGSLSTIQIGKGGGVPEEQLVLFQPGKKIQIGKFRITVLNSKHTPPFQILGKTNAADPNRPDLTEALSQPAKAEDYIEGGTYDFFVEHGKHSILIKGSTNYVENALDGLKADILFLGIAMLGKQEEDFKAKYYEETVAKTSPKMVIPVHWDNFFKPLSEPLEPNLSLGDDVKTGMEYLIRKTSENGIQFKILRGFESILLF; the protein is encoded by the coding sequence ATGAACATAGTAGGCTCCAGGTCCATTTTTTTTAGCTTTTTGACTGCGGTCGTATTATTACAGAACTGTCTGACTTCTTCCGCAAATATCCAGGACTATAAGGAACATTTTATCGGTAATGATCCAAAAGATCTTTCTTCGGAGATCCCAAAGGGAAAGGTAAGAGCGGTATTTTTAGGGACCAGCTCCATTCTGTTAGATGACGGCGAAACCCAGATCTTAACGGATGGATTTTTTTCCCGACCTTCCCTCTTACATACTATGTTCTCGAAAATTTCTTCCGATGAACAGGAGATCAAATACGTTATGCTTCTTGCAGGCATTAAACGTTTAAAGGGAATTTTCGTATGCCATTCCCATTACGATCATTCTATGGATTCTCCTTTTATTGCCAAGGAGACCGGAGCAAAGTTATATGGCTCTCTTTCCACAATTCAGATCGGAAAGGGGGGAGGGGTTCCGGAAGAACAGCTGGTATTATTCCAACCCGGCAAAAAGATCCAGATCGGTAAATTTAGGATCACTGTGCTGAATTCAAAACATACTCCTCCTTTTCAAATTTTAGGAAAAACGAATGCAGCGGACCCTAACAGACCGGATTTAACGGAAGCTCTGTCTCAACCTGCTAAGGCGGAGGATTATATAGAAGGTGGGACCTACGACTTTTTTGTGGAACATGGAAAACATTCTATCTTGATCAAAGGAAGTACGAATTATGTAGAGAACGCTTTGGACGGCCTAAAGGCTGATATCCTATTCTTAGGGATTGCAATGCTTGGCAAACAAGAAGAAGATTTTAAGGCTAAATATTACGAAGAAACCGTTGCGAAAACTTCACCCAAGATGGTAATTCCCGTACATTGGGATAATTTTTTTAAACCTTTAAGTGAACCCTTGGAGCCTAACTTGAGCTTGGGA